A region of the Candidatus Kryptonium sp. genome:
GATGCAATTTGATGTCGTTCAACATTATAAACTATCGCTGTGAATCCGTTGCTTGAAACAAGTGCTTTTGCGGAACGATGTGGTTTTGTGTTTTCTTTCAATTTGATGTCAAAATCTTTTTTCAAAATCAAGCCAATTGGACCTTTGAAAATTCCACCATCAAATCCGAAATCGCAAACTCTTACCGCAAGGACATTTCCCTTCGTTTTCAGTAAACCTTTTGGTATTGGATATGCTCGTAAGGTGGTCCATTCAGTTCTTCGCTCGGGCGGAAATTTTCCTGTCTCACCAATTTTTACACCGTTTAGATATGTTTCATCTGCGTCGTCTATGCTTCCAAGCAAAAAAATTAAATCTTCTTTTAAAAGATTTGATGGGACATCAAAGTGTAATCTATACCAAACAAAACCATCGTAGTTTGCGAAACCTTGGCTTTCAAAAGTTGCTGGAACTTTTATCTTAGCCCATTGTGAATCATCAAAATCTGGAGCGATCCATTTTAGATCATCACCTGTTTTAAAAAGCCATTCACCAGCAAGGTTTAGCTTTAGCTTGAAATCTTGAGCCGAAAGAATTGAAACGAAAAGCACCGAAAAAATTAAGAATTTTTTCACTGTGTTTTTAATCTTTCTTTAATTTTCACATATTTGCTTTTGTAGAAGTTATTTGAGTGAAAGATTAAATTTTCGGTGAAGTGAGAAAACCAAAAATCGCGGTTGTGCTCGCCAGGATAGATTTTGAACTCGTGTCTTGCTCCTTTGCTTTTCAATATCTCGTGCATTTTCAAATTTCCATCTTTAAGCCAATCCTTATCCCCAACATAGAAAAATATGTATAAACTATCAAAATGTTGCTTTGTTAATTCCTGTGCGATTGATGTTGGTTGAATTGAGCGCCAGTAAATTGAATCGCCAGCGTGAATGTAAGTTCTATTTTTCACCCTTTCAAATGGGACATCAAGAGCTCCCATCATACTGCCAATAGATATGAACTTATCAAAGTATTTCAAGCCAATCCGCATTGCTCCACCTCCACCCATTGAGACACCATCAATTGCTCGTGTTTCACGATATGGTATCGTGCGAAAAGTGGCATCAACATAATTTATTAGGTCCTCAACTATATATTGTTCATACATTCTTTTCTTATCCTTTGAATTCACATAAAATGATGTGTCAGCGTCGGGCATGATTATTATCATTTCAACTATTTTACCGATGTTGATCAAACTATCAACGATTAAATTGATGTTATCGTATTTCCAGGACTCATCGCTTCCGCCGTATCCGTGCAATAAATATAAAACAGGATAACGCTTGCCAAGGTCAATATCATAACTTGGTGGAAGATAAACATAAAGATTTCTTTCCTCTTGGAGCCATCGTGAATAGAACTTTGTTCTGAAAAATCTGCTTCTGTTCCCAATTTCAATCAAAGCTCCATTTTCAATCTTGAAATATCTCACCTGTTCATCGCTGAATTTAACAAGTCCAAGTGTATCTTTGATCAAACGAACATAATCCGCAACGAGGATGCTGTCATTTTCAGGTGAATGATAAACTTTGAAATCAACATAACCAATTGAGTATCTGTTTTCAGTTAGAAAATTGCTGATTTGTCCCATTTCCCTTTTCCAAATCGTATAAACTTTTTCGTCTTCTCTAAAAGTTGGGCTTATGAAGGCAAGATATGAAGCGAATTTTCCAGTTGTCAGGAGCGTGTCCATGATTTTAACTGTTAAGAAGACAGCGTTGTATTCATCTGGTTTTGCCATTTTTTTATTTTCACCTCTCATTCGCCAAAGTTCATCTCTTGAGACGATCAAGATCGGTCCTTCATAGATTCCGCCACCAAATCCAAGGTCTTCAACTCGTATGGCTATTACATTGTCCTCATCATACTTTATCAAGTCATTTGGGATAAAGTAAAATCTTTCCTGTGTCCAGCCTCTTGTAATACCTATTAGTTCACCATTGAAATAAACTTTGTCATTGTCATCAATTTTGCCAAGATAAAGATAAATTTTTTTGTCTTTAAACGATGAAGGTATTTTGACATGTTTTCTATACCATGCGACGCCGTCAAAGTTGTAGCCTTGTTTTTCCCACTGCGAAGGGACTTGAATCTCAACCCAACCGAATTCGTCTATTTTCACATCGCTCCATTCTTTATTATCACCAATTCTGAAAAGCCACTTTCCAGATAATTCAATCCGCTCGGTGCTATGTTTATTGTTTACCTTTTGGTTTGTATTTCCTCCGCAACCCCAAACAAACAAAAAGATTAATGCAGTTAGAAGAATTCTCATGTTTTCAACTCGCTCTCTTTTATTTTTTTGATTGTTTCTTTGATTAAAAGTGAAAATTCATTTTTAACTTTTTGTGCTACTTCTGTAACTTCCTCGTGCGAAAGTTTCGTTGGGCTTATTCCAGCTGCGTAGTTTGTTATGCATGAAATTCCGAGAACCCTCATTCCAAGATAATTTGCTGTTATAACTTCTGGAACAGTTGACATCCCAACCGCATCAGCTCCGATCTTTTTTAGCATTTCAACTTCTGCCGGTGTTTCATAGTTTGGACCGCGAACACTACAGTAAACTCCCTCACGCACGGGCAAGGAAAGATCAATCCCGGTTTTTATTGCTATCTTGCGCAGATTTTCATCGTAAGCTGGTTTGTTAAATCTTGTATCAGCTCGGAAGATTTTTAGTGGATTGAGGAACATAAAATTTATATGATCGGCGATAACCATCAGATCACCAGGTTTAAAATTTTTATTTAACCCACCCGCTGCATTTGTCACAATTAAAATTCTCGTCCCAAGCTCATATGCCACAAGAACAGGATAAATGACATTTTCAATTTTTCCAGATTCGTAAAAATGAATTCTTCCTTGAAATCCGAGGACATTCACATCTTTAAGTTTACCAAAGACCAAATTTCCAGCGTGTCCTTCAACTGTTGAAATTGGATAATTTGGGATATCAACGGTTTTAATTTTTATCTTGTCCTCAAACTCTTCTGCAAGATCCCCAAGCCCTGAACCAAGGATTATTGCTATTTCTGGTTTGAAGTCATTTGTTTTTATCCTGATGGAGTTCACGCTTTCTTTTACTTTTTCAAACATTTTCAATCTTTCCAATTTTTTTCTGGAGTAAGTATAAAGCGATTAATCCGAGCAAGACAGCAAACCAAAGCGTTGCAAATCTAATTATTATCGTAATTGCAACAGCAATCTCTTTCGGAACTTGGTTTAGGACTAAAAGAGCCGTCATGCTTCCTTCCGTTGGTCCAAGTCCGCCCGGCAACATTGAGATAGCACCAGCAATTGTGGAGAAAGAATAAATAAAAGTTGCGAGATCAAGTGAAACATCTATTGAATACGCATAAATCACGAGGTAAAAACCTACGCATTCAAAAAACCATGATAGAATTGAGATCAAAATCATTGGAACTAAAATTCTAAAATCGGATAATTCAATTGCATTGTTATAAGCAGTGTTAACTTTAGCTGTAAATCTATCGCCGAAAACTTTTCTTGTCTTCTCAATTAAGAAATGGACGATTTCTTTTTTACTAAATATGAAAATCCCAGTGATTACCGCAAATCCAACGCTAACAACAATTTCTCTGCCATAGTTGAAATAGAGAGAACCATAAAGAGCAAGAATTACAAAAGCTATGAAATCGTTTATTCTTTCAAACACGACAATTGGGGCGGAGCGTGAAAGCGGGACATTATCCGTGATTTTTAAAAGATATGATTTTAAAGCTTCTCCGAATTTTCCAGGGGTTATTGACATCGTGAGACCGCTTAAGAAGATGAGAAAATTTTTAGAGGTTGAAATTTTTATACCGAGCTTCTTTAGATAAAATTCCCAGCGAAAAAAGCGCACGAGATAATTTAATAGCGAAAGAATTAAAGCGGGAATTATAAAAAACCATTTAAAATTTTTGAAGCTCACGATGAGCTTATTTAGGTCAGCGTAAATCGTTAGGAGAGCAAGGATTAAAATACTGATTAAAATTGCTGTGAGAATTTTCTTGTGAAGATTTTTAATCATCTGATAAAAACTTTTTCATTGCAAGGTAAAATTTTGTAAGCGGGAATCCGACGACATTGTAGAAACATCCATTTATTTTTTCAACAAACACAGCGCCGTAATCATCTTGAATTCCATAAGCACCTGCTTTATCAAGAGGTGAACCAGTTGCGACATATTCTTCAATTTCTTCTTCATCTATTTCCCTAAATTTAACATCCGTGACTTCAAAATCTGAATAAATTTTATTCGTTTTTGTGTCAAGAATTGTGAAGCCGGTATAAACTTTATGGGTTTTACCAGACAATTTTCTTAACATATTTTTAGCATCTTCCGAATCCTTGGGTTTATTGATAATTTCACCGTCAAGAACCACTATCGTATCAGCTGAAATGATCAAGGCGTCGTTGTAATTTTTTGCCACTTCAATTGCTTTTTTCCTTGAAAGGGTAAGGACATATGCTTCAGGTGGTAGTGAATGAATTGAGTTTTCATCAACTCCACTTGGGTGCACGATGAAGTTTAAACCGATTTGTTTCAAGAGGATTTGTCTCCTGGGCGACGCTGAAGCAAGAACGACGAGTTTATTTATTTTTAGCATGTTTTCAGGTATAGTTTATTAATAAAAAATCCCGACACGAGGTCGGGATTAAAATTAAAAAATGAAAATGTTAAATTCAATTCAAGGAATTGGGATTATCTAAACATCGCTTTTATGCTTCCCCAAGTTCTTTTGACACTTGATACTCTGTGAAGGACAGTTATAGGTCCAACATAGAATGAACCATTATTTCTTACAACTTGCAATCTGTAAGCGTAGATGTTGCCCGTTTGCTTAAACGCCGACGCATCAACATATTCATAAACTGAATTATTTCCTTTAGGATTTATCTCAGCAAGCTTTGTAAATTCATTTATCTGGTTTACGCTTCTTTCGAGTATGAACTTTTGAACCCCTGTTTCATCAGATGTTTTCCATCTAACTATGATGTTATCGTTCTGGCTTTGTGCAGTGAAGTATTCAACCACCGAGTTAGCTAATGCAAACACGAATGCAAAAATTAATAATAGAAAAAGTGCGATTTTCATAAATCACTTTTAATTTGTTTTTCAAATCAAAGTTAATAACATTTTTGCACAAAATCAAGTGATGTTAAGCACATTTGGGAGTGTTCGCAAATAAAATCGCAAGAGAATGTCTCTACATTATGCTTTTCGTTAAATTTGAAATTTTCATAATAAAATCGTAAAATTTGCAAAAAAAGGAAGTTTTATGACCACAAAAGCTCCATCTCCGATTAAGGAATTTCCCGCCGATAGCCCGGAGAAAATCGCATACTCAAGCGTTGAAAACATACCTGCCGAAGAACCAAATGATATAAATCGCCTTGGATACCATGTTTGGCTTTATTTAACGGGGAAAGTTGAATCGCTGGAAATGGCGGTAAAGATGGCAAGGGCAAGATTACATATATCAGAAGAAGAGGCGATAAAAATTATAAAGGAGCGGTTAAAAGAAAAGGGATTTTAAAATATTTTAAATTAAACTGGAGAAAGAAATGAAAAAGTGGGCTCTAATTCTTGGTTCATCAAGCGGTTTCGGAGCTGCCACTGCGATTGAACTTTCAAAAAATGGATACAACATCTTTGGAGTTCACCTTGATAGGGCTACTACTATGCCAAATGTTGAAAGAGTAATAAATCAAATAAAAGAAAACGGAGTTGAGGTTGAATTTTTTAATGTCAATGCTGCTGATCATGAAAAAAGGAGAGAAGTTATTGATGCAATTGAGAAAAAATTTGCAGGGGAGCCATCAATCATAAAAGTTGTTCTTCATTCGCTCGCCTTTGGAACATTGAGACCATATATTTCAGAAAATCCAGATGAACAAATTACGCCTAAACAAATGGAAATGACGCTTGATGTAATGGCGAACAGTTTGGTTTACTGGGTTCAAGATTTATTTCATCGCAAGTTGATCGGGAAAGGCACGAGAATTTTTGCCATGACAAGTGAAGGTTCAACAAGGGTTTGGGCATATTATGGACCTGTATCCGCAGCAAAAGCTGCGCTTGAATCCCACATAAGGCAACTTGCTTATGAACTTGCGAAATATGGTATAACAGTTAATGGAATAAGAGCCGGGGTCACAGATACGCCTGCCTTGAGGAAAATTCCAGGAAACGAGAAAATGATAGAATACACTCTTAAAAGAAATCCGTCCGGTAGATTAACAACACCTGAAGATGTCGCAAAGGCGATTGTCCATTTAAGTCATGAAGATATGCATTGGGTTACGGGAAATATCATCGGTGTTGATGGTGGAGAGTTTATCGCTGGATAGTTTAATTAGGCGGGCACAAAGCCCGCCTTTTTTATATCATCTGTTCAACATTCAAAACAAAAGCATGCAATCCTTCATCTTCAAATCTATTGTTCAAAAATTTCACTTCGTTTAAAAGGCTGTCCAACTTTTCATCCGGGATGACAGTTAATATAATTGTGTTGATTTCTGGCCATACATGTGTTCCGAAATGAGGTACTCCTTTATCTGAACCTCTTCCGTAAACATTATTTATCTGCGTGAAACCGCGAATGTTTAGTTTATCAAGAATTTCTACAATTTCTCCTTCAATCGCTTGATTAAAAATAAGCATTACAAGTTTCATTTGACATTTATCCTTTTTTGTTCAAAGATTGAATATATAGTTGGAACGAGCACAAGTGTGATCAATGTTGAAAATGAAAGACCGCCAAGTACTGTTATCCCAAGAGCACGCCATAATTCAGAGCCTTCTCCTTTAAAAACTGCAAGCGGCAAGGTTCCAAGAATTGTCGTAAGCGTTGTCATTAAGACAGGGCGCAATCGTGTTTTACCAGCTGTTATTATAGCATCGTAAAGTTTATATCCACGGGCTCTTAAAAGATTTGTATAGTCAACGAGAACAATGGCATTGTTAACAACTATTCCAACAAGAATTATCAAACCCATAAAAGCTGTAAGACCAAACGGAACTCCAAAAACAAGCAAACCTAAAACAACACCAGTGAACGCAAATGGAACTGCAAACATTATTACAAAAGGATGAAGTAGTGATTCAAATTGAGCAGCCATTATAATGTATGTTAATATCACACCGAGAATCAGAACTTGGAAAAGATCTCGGAAAGATTTTGCTTGTTCTTCAACTTGACCCGCAAATCTTATCTCAACACCTGGTGGTATATCAATTTTTGAAATTCGCTCTTGCAAATCTCTTGTGACATCACCCAATGCTCTACCCTCAACATTTGCTCCAACTGTTATAATTCGCTGTCTGTCTCTGTGTTGAATTTCAATTGGAGAATAAGCCTCATAAATTCTTGCGACATCCTTTATCTTAATCACATTTCCGGAAATAGTGCGAACTGGAATTTCACTAATATACGAAATGCTATTTCTCAAGTCAGCGCCTGGCTGAATCGTTATATCGTATTCATCTCCGAGTTCTTTGTAAGTGGTTGCTTTAAGTCCATAGATGCTTGATCTAATTGTGCTTGCGATGATTGTTGTGTTAAGTCCGAGGGCGGAAGCTTTTTGTTTATCAATTTCAATCCTTATCTCTGGTGAGAGTCCACTTCTTCCGACCAGGACATCTTTTGCACCGGGGATTTTTTCAAGTTCTTCTCTAATTTTTTCCGCAACTTGTGCTGTTAAGTTTAAATCAAAACCTACGACTTCAACCGTTAGAGGTTTTCCGCCACCGAAAAGCACCGCTTGAAAATCGGAGCCACGAGAGATTTCAAGTTTCTCAATTCCTGGGATTAGCTCCGCTTTTTTTCTAAGTTTTTCAGCAATTTCTTCAATAGAAACACCTCTTTCCTTTAATGGAACTAACCTTGCACCAACCGTTACGACATTGTTTCCTTCAACTTGTCCAGTTATCGTTGCGAAACCTTGCTCTGTTGTTCCAGCTCTCATGAAAATATATCGTCGCCACTTTTCAGGTATCTCTTCAAGCATAATCTTTTGCAATTGTTCCCCGACCTTTATCGTTTCATCAATTCGTGTTCCAATAGGTAATTGAGCAATTATTTGAATTTGCCCAGTATCGCTTGCTGGGAAAAAGTCAAAACCAACGAATCTAAATAACACAAATGAACCGAGAAACACAAACAAAGCAACGGACACAACTAAAATTTTATGCTTTAGAACCCAAGTTATGGTCTTTTCGTAAAAGTTTTCTATTGCCTGAAACCATCTTTCGCTTTTATCAAAGAGATTGGAAAGCAATTTGCTCTTTATTCTTTCTTGTTTCTTGAGCCATTTTGAGGAAAGCGTTGGCGTTAAAGTCAGCGAAGCGATTAATGAAGTTAAAACCATCACGGTCACGAGGATTCCAAGCTCTCTAAACAAAAATCCGGCAACTCCAGTTAAAAACGCAAGCGGTAGAAATACAGCCACATTTGTAAGTGATGATGCTGAAATTGCAAGCCCAATTTCATTTGCAGCTATGACAGAAGCTACTTTTGGGTTTTCGCCACGCTCAATATGTCGTGTTATGTTTTCAAGAACAACTATAGCGTTGTCAACAACAATTCCTATAGCGATTGCAAGGGATGCAAGTGAGATTAAATTTATTGTTCCGCCAATTAGATATAAAGTGATGAAAGCAACTACAAGTGAGAAGGGGATCGTTAAAATTACTATCAAACTTGCCCTTATCTTTCTTAGAAACAGAATGACGACAAGTATAACAAATATCGCACCATAAGAAACTGCATTGAGCAGGTTATTGATTGAATTTTTGATGAACTCAGAAGAGTCAAAAGCTATGTTAAGTTTTACATCTCTCGGTAGAGTTTTTTCAATTTCGGAAAGTGCTTTTTTAACTGCATCAACTACCTCAATTGTGTTCGCGGTTGCTTGCTTTTGAATGAAAAGTAAAACTCCTGGTTCATTATTTATTTTGACATATACGGTTTGCTCTTTTATCGTATCAATGACATCTGCAACATCTCTTAAATAAACGAGAGCACCTTGGTAATTACCAATCACAGCTGATTTGATTTCATCTATTGATTTAAATTCACCAGGAACTCGGACGCTGTATTCCTTCATTCCAACTTTAATTACACCTGCTGGCAAGGAAAAGTTTTCTGCGTTAAGTATTTGTGCTATCTGCGGAATTGTTAAGTTATAAGCCTCAAGTTTCTTCGGATCAACTTTAACTAAAATTTCGCGCTGAGGTCCACCAACCGAAAATACTGAGCCAACTCCGGGAACTTGTCTTAATGGTTGAGCTATCTTGTCTTCTATGATTTTGTTGATCCCAGGATAGCTTTCGTTTGAGTTTATGCCGATTAACATGATCGGAAAAGTTGATGTGCTGAACTTAAAAATTGATGGTTCCTGAGCATCGTCAGGTAATCTTCTCTTTACCCTATCTATTGCGTCCCTTACATCATTTGTTGCTTCTGCGATGTTGGTTCCCCATCTGAAGTTTATAGTTATGATTGAAATGTTATCTTTTGAGCTTGATGTGACTTTTGTGACATTGTTTATCGTGCTAACTTCATCCTCAATGAGTTTCGTTACCTTTTGCTCTACATCTTCTGCTGAAGCGCCTGGATAAATCGTGACGACGCTTACCGCTGGTGGTTCAAGCTTTGGAAGCAGATCTATAGCAAGACGCGAAAGGGCGAAAGCCCCTAAAACTGCAAGGGCTATGTAAAACATTATAGTGCTAACGGGTCTATTTACAGATAATTTTGGTAAGCTCATCTTTTGAACCTCCTGAATTTTTATTCAAATATTTTTAATTTTGTCCCATCTGAAAGTTTGGTTTGCCCAGATATCACAACTAATTCATTTTCGGAAACACCACTTAACACTTCAACTTCGCCATTAAACTTTTTCCCAATTGTTATATTCCTTCTTACGGCAACATCTTTGTTAGCAACGAAGACATAGTTCACATTTGAACCAGGTAGAGGAACAACTGCGGATTCTGGGATAATGATCCCTTGACCGCGACCAACTTTTATTCTAACTCTTGCGAACATACCAGGTCTCAATAGAAGTTGAGAGTTTGGGACTTCAATTTCAGCGGTAAATGTCCTTGTGATTGCACTTACAGCGGGATTCTTCTGAACAACTTTCCCGATAAAAATTCTGTCTGGATATGCATCAATCACAACTTCAGCGGATTGATTTAGTTTTATCAGCGGAAAATCTTTTTCAGCGATGTTTAATTTAATTTTCACGAGATCCATTCGCATAAGCGTAATTATACCTGGACTTCCACCTCCAGTTGGCACAAGCGTGAAAACTTCGCCTTCGTTCATTAGCTTTTCTGTCACTATTCCATCAAATGGCGCGCGGATTTGCGTGTTTGAAAGCATAAGTTCATATGAAGCCTTCGCAGCTTCATAATTTGCCTTTGCTCTTTCAAGTTGTTGTTCTGGGATTGAACCAGCTTCAAAAAGCGATTTCATTCTTTTATAATCAGATTCGGCAAGTTCAAACTGTATTTTTGCTTGTGTTAGCTGTTGGGTGTTCATTTGAACAAGAATTTGTCCCTCTCTCACGAAATCACCTTCCTTTACATAAATCTTTTCAATCGTTCCAGACATTTGTGCCCCAACTCTGGCTTTTTGATAAGGTTCAACTGTTCCAGCATATTCAAGCACAATATCATAATCTCGTTTTATCGCCTTTGCGACCTTAACAGGGACTGCTTCATCAATAGGATCATTTGTCTTTTGGTTTTCATTTTTTGAAGCGCAACCATGTATGATTGTTAACATTGTTATTAAAAAAGTGCCTAATAGAATTTTCTTCATCTCTCCTCCAAATAGTTTGTTTTACCTGTTAATCTCTCAAGATCGCTCAGAGCAGTTAGATAATCGTAGATCGCCTGCTGGTAATTCAATCGCGCTTGCGCAAGATTTACCTCTGCATTGCTTACTTCAAGTTGTGTTCCAGCACCACTTTCAAATCTTTTTCTTGCTATTCTATAACCGAGTTCAGCAAGCTCAACAGCTTTCCTTTGAGCTTCAATTCTTTTTTTAGATTGCTCAATTTTGTATATGGTATTTTTCAATTCGTTTTCAAGTGCTTGTTTAGTGAAAATTAATCTTTCCATTGATTGCTGTAGCGATGTTTTTGCTTGTCCAATTCTGGCCTGAGTTCCGAAACCTCTGAAAATAGGAATTTGAATTTGCAATCCAACAAATGTCGTTCTTATCCATCTATACCGATTAAAGTTGAAATCATTTGCTTGCGCTTGGTATTGAAAATTCCCTATGAAGAAAAGCGAGGGAAGATGTCCAGATAATTCAAGTGAGACAATATCCTTTGAAAGATCAACTTGGTATTCTACTTGTTTTAGTTCAGGATTGTGTTCAAGTAGGTCTTTAAACAATTGAGTGTAATCAATATCCTCAAAATTGTCAGCCTTCAATTCACCCATCACATCTATGTCTTCTTTGACATCAATTCCGATCACAAGTTTGAGAGCATTTTTCGCAAGCTCAAGATTATTTTCCGATTGAATGAGCAGTGGTTGTAAGTTTTGATATTGAACTTGTGCGTTAATGTAATCATATTCAGAAGCAACACCTTGACGATACATTTTTTCAACATTTTTCAAATTGTCTTCAGCAAGTTCAATTCTCATTTGAGTTATTTTAAGGGCTTCTTTTGCAAGTAAGACAGCGTAGAAAGCTTTTTTGACATCACTTATCGTTTTAAGATACGCGCTTTTGTAAGTTTGCTCGGCAATCATTCGTCCTTTGTTTGCCGTTTTTATACTTGCGTAAACAGCCCATGAAAAAATGGGCATTTGAAGATTGAGCGAACCAATGTAGGAATTATCAAATCCTATCTCAATTACTCCACCGGTTAGTCTTCCAAATGGTGAATCGGGTGGAAGAAACAACACTGGCTTTTTCAAATATCTTGAATAACTTCCAGAAGCACTAATTTGCGGGATCAAAGCAGATCGCGCTTCTACAAGTTTCTCATCTGACTTGACAAGCTCAAGTCGTGCAATTTTCACTTGGTTGTTATTTTCAAGTGCGATTTTTATCGCATCATCAATAGTTAATATCTTTGATTGCGCCAACAAAAAAGCGGGGAAAATAAGTAAAAATATCAGTCGCTTCATGTTTTTGTCTTATTTATTTTTTTGAGATTCCGTCAAAAATTATTGTAAGAATCGTATCAACCATTTCCTCGGGTTTCATATCAATTCCGTTTTCGGTTAGACAGCCGTAAATTATGTCTCTTAACATTCCGTTAAAAGCTATTATGACGATGTTTGGGTTTATGTTTTTCAATTTCCCAGTTTTTATATCTGCCTTGATGATATCAGTAAGCGTTTTTGAGATTTGATGAAGTCGTTCCATGACATAATTTTTCGTCGTTTCCTTTTCTTCAGCTTCCATCTGCATGATTGCCTGCATCATCACAAGGAAGGAATATCGGTTTTCAATTAAAAAGAAATGAACAAGTTTTAAAGCATATGTTCTTAATTTCTCTTTAGCATCACCTTTGTGAGCTCGTGCTTCATCTGCAAACGATTGAACCTTGTCAAATAGGCTTTTCAAGATCTCATCAAAAAGTTGTTTCTTGCTTGAAAAGTAGAAATAGATAGCACC
Encoded here:
- a CDS encoding TolC family protein — protein: MAQSKILTIDDAIKIALENNNQVKIARLELVKSDEKLVEARSALIPQISASGSYSRYLKKPVLFLPPDSPFGRLTGGVIEIGFDNSYIGSLNLQMPIFSWAVYASIKTANKGRMIAEQTYKSAYLKTISDVKKAFYAVLLAKEALKITQMRIELAEDNLKNVEKMYRQGVASEYDYINAQVQYQNLQPLLIQSENNLELAKNALKLVIGIDVKEDIDVMGELKADNFEDIDYTQLFKDLLEHNPELKQVEYQVDLSKDIVSLELSGHLPSLFFIGNFQYQAQANDFNFNRYRWIRTTFVGLQIQIPIFRGFGTQARIGQAKTSLQQSMERLIFTKQALENELKNTIYKIEQSKKRIEAQRKAVELAELGYRIARKRFESGAGTQLEVSNAEVNLAQARLNYQQAIYDYLTALSDLERLTGKTNYLEER
- a CDS encoding TetR/AcrR family transcriptional regulator translates to MSKSKRREIIRERHKQEIIESALYLFGKKGYKDTTIEEIAEHAQFSKGAIYFYFSSKKQLFDEILKSLFDKVQSFADEARAHKGDAKEKLRTYALKLVHFFLIENRYSFLVMMQAIMQMEAEEKETTKNYVMERLHQISKTLTDIIKADIKTGKLKNINPNIVIIAFNGMLRDIIYGCLTENGIDMKPEEMVDTILTIIFDGISKK